The following DNA comes from Picosynechococcus sp. PCC 7003.
AATTTGGATGTGCAGGTGCGCCATCACCTCCGCCATGAGATTCGCCAAATTATTAAAGCGGCGGGCATTTCGGCAATTTTTGTTACCCACGATCAAGAAGAAGCCCTCGCCATTTCCGATCGCATTGCCGTGATGCGCCAGGGGAATTTAGAGCAGTTGGGCACACCAGAGGAAATTTATACCCGCCCGGCCTCTCGGTTTGTGGCAGAATTTGTCACCCATGCGAATTTTTTACCAGCCCAGTGGATTGGTGGGGTTTGGCGCACGGAGATCGGTGAATTTAAAGTGGCGATCGCCCCCCCAGAACAGGCTGCAGAAGGGGAACTAATGGTGCGGGAGGAGGAGTTGGAATTGATTCTCCAGCCAGAATCCCCGGTAATTGTGAAGGAGCGGCAATTTTTGGGCCGGGAATATCGCTATTGTCTCCAGACGGATTCAGGCAAATGTCTCCATGCGCGCATGGGGGTCAATCAATTGGTGCCTGTGGGTTCCCGAGTTCAGATTAAAATTCAATCGGCAACCCCCCAAGTGTTTGCCGCGTCCTAGAAAGTTGGGCTAGAGCTTGAAAGAATAGAGAATTTCACCATCGGGCGATCGCCGGGTGGTACCGTTAAATTCTTTGACCCTGGCATCGAGA
Coding sequences within:
- a CDS encoding ABC transporter ATP-binding protein, which translates into the protein MNDSPILRVESLCKRFSAQDLPAVKDIQFQLEQGEILGLLGPSGCGKTTLLRLIAGFEQPSAGQIILNGVPVSTPENCLPPERRNTGMVFQDYALFPHLTIADNIAFGLRHRERKFSRQEIRQRIQEILHLVGLAGLEKRYPHELSGGQQQRIALARALAPRPSLILLDEPLSNLDVQVRHHLRHEIRQIIKAAGISAIFVTHDQEEALAISDRIAVMRQGNLEQLGTPEEIYTRPASRFVAEFVTHANFLPAQWIGGVWRTEIGEFKVAIAPPEQAAEGELMVREEELELILQPESPVIVKERQFLGREYRYCLQTDSGKCLHARMGVNQLVPVGSRVQIKIQSATPQVFAAS